A genomic window from Salvia hispanica cultivar TCC Black 2014 chromosome 5, UniMelb_Shisp_WGS_1.0, whole genome shotgun sequence includes:
- the LOC125190974 gene encoding organic cation/carnitine transporter 7-like isoform X2 — MAGSEHVYSLDEALATVGFGKYQGLMLAYGGLGYIADAMEIMILSFIGAAVESEWHLSPSEKSLISTVVFAGMLVGSYFWGVISDAYGRKKGILGLATFTSVAGLLSAFSPNYMSLLVLRCLAGVGLGGMHTFTTWFLEFIPVPNRGVWMIVFSSFWTIGTIFEAGLAWIVMPNFGWRCLLAISSGPCFIVLLLYCLVPESPRFLCMKGKFKEAHHILQKAAHFNGTTLQNGTLVLDHIKDDNELAAPEDAPLLSPIVDEADNYKGSPSPSSLLLLFSPKLIRTTLALWFLYFGNTFSYYGVILLTSELSSGGSQCTPTMLHSEKNENASLYLDVFITSLAEVPGLIVAAFIVDRVGRKLCMIIMFVVASILLIPLLTRQNEATTTALMFGTRALVSATFIVACIYAPEVYPTSIRGNAVGLTSAVGRIGGMICPLVAVALVANCQQIYAVILFQVVILGCALSVVLSPFETKGRNLVDILESE, encoded by the exons ATGGCAGGTTCCGAGCATGTGTACTCTCTGGACGAAGCACTTGCTACGGTCGGATTTGGCAAATACCAAGGTCTGATGCTAGCTTATGGAGGACTTGGTTATATTGCTGATGCAATGGAGATTATGATTCTCTCGTTTATTGGAGCAGCAGTTGAATCGGAGTGGCATCTATCTCCTAGTGAGAAGAGCTTGATATCAACTGTGGTCTTCGCAGGGATGTTGGTCGGGTCGTATTTTTGGGGTGTCATATCAGATGCTTATGGACGAAA GAAGGGAATCCTAGGTCTTGCCACTTTTACATCTGTTGCTGGGCTATTAAGTGCTTTTTCCCCAAATTACATGTCATTGCTCGTACTTCGTTGCCTAGCTGGAGTCGGTCTTGGGGGTATGCATACCTTCACCACATGGTTTTTGGAATTCATCCCGGTACCAAACAGAGGTGTCTGGATGATTGTCTTTTCAAGTTTCTGGACAATCGGAACAATATTCGAGGCCGGTCTTGCATGG ATTGTCATGCCTAATTTTGGCTGGAGGTGCTTACTCGCAATTTCTTCTGGACCTTGCTTCATCGTACTTCTCTTGTACTGTTTAGTACCAGAATCTCCAAGGTTTTTATGTATGAAAGGGAAATTTAAAGAGGCTCATCATATTCTGCAAAAAGCAGCACACTTTAATGGGACAACGCTCCAAAACGGGACACTTGTTCTTGATCATATCAAGGATGATAACGAGCTTGCAGCACCAGAAGATGCCCCTTTGCTGTCCCCGATAGTAGATGAAGCAGACAACTACAAAGGCAGCCCATCTCCCTCATCACTTCTTCTCCTCttttctccaaaattaattagaactACCCTTGCTCTATGGTTTCTATATTTTGGGAATACCTTCTCATACTATGGTGTTATACTGCTGACATCTGAACTGAGCAGTGGTGGAAGTCAGTGTACCCCAACCATGTTGCACTCAGAGAAAAACGAAAACGCAAGCCTTTATCTAGATGTTTTTATTACTAGTTTGGCAG AGGTTCCTGGTCTCATTGTAGCAGCCTTCATCGTGGACAGAGTCGGTCGCAAACTTTGCATGATAATCATGTTTGTGGTGGCTTCAATTCTACTTATCCCGCTATTAACTCGTCAGAATGAGGCTACCACCACAGCTCTGATGTTTGGAACTCGTGCATTAGTTTCAGCAACGTTCATAGTTGCTTGTATTTATGCCCCAGAG GTATATCCAACTAGCATAAGGGGGAACGCTGTTGGACTAACGTCTGCTGTCGGGAGAATTGGAGGCATGATCTGCCCCCTCGTAGCAGTAGCACTGGTTGCTAATTGCCAGCAGATATATGCAGTTATTCTTTTCCAGGTTGTGATTCTTGGCTGTGCTCTCAGCGTCGTCCTCTCCCCGTTTGAGACGAAGGGTAGGAACTTGGTCGACATTCTTGAGAGTGAATGA
- the LOC125190974 gene encoding organic cation/carnitine transporter 7-like isoform X1 — MILLTIQKEDKMCKMAGSEHVYSLDEALATVGFGKYQGLMLAYGGLGYIADAMEIMILSFIGAAVESEWHLSPSEKSLISTVVFAGMLVGSYFWGVISDAYGRKKGILGLATFTSVAGLLSAFSPNYMSLLVLRCLAGVGLGGMHTFTTWFLEFIPVPNRGVWMIVFSSFWTIGTIFEAGLAWIVMPNFGWRCLLAISSGPCFIVLLLYCLVPESPRFLCMKGKFKEAHHILQKAAHFNGTTLQNGTLVLDHIKDDNELAAPEDAPLLSPIVDEADNYKGSPSPSSLLLLFSPKLIRTTLALWFLYFGNTFSYYGVILLTSELSSGGSQCTPTMLHSEKNENASLYLDVFITSLAEVPGLIVAAFIVDRVGRKLCMIIMFVVASILLIPLLTRQNEATTTALMFGTRALVSATFIVACIYAPEVYPTSIRGNAVGLTSAVGRIGGMICPLVAVALVANCQQIYAVILFQVVILGCALSVVLSPFETKGRNLVDILESE, encoded by the exons ATGATTTTGCTAACAATTcaaaaagaagacaaaatgTGCAAA ATGGCAGGTTCCGAGCATGTGTACTCTCTGGACGAAGCACTTGCTACGGTCGGATTTGGCAAATACCAAGGTCTGATGCTAGCTTATGGAGGACTTGGTTATATTGCTGATGCAATGGAGATTATGATTCTCTCGTTTATTGGAGCAGCAGTTGAATCGGAGTGGCATCTATCTCCTAGTGAGAAGAGCTTGATATCAACTGTGGTCTTCGCAGGGATGTTGGTCGGGTCGTATTTTTGGGGTGTCATATCAGATGCTTATGGACGAAA GAAGGGAATCCTAGGTCTTGCCACTTTTACATCTGTTGCTGGGCTATTAAGTGCTTTTTCCCCAAATTACATGTCATTGCTCGTACTTCGTTGCCTAGCTGGAGTCGGTCTTGGGGGTATGCATACCTTCACCACATGGTTTTTGGAATTCATCCCGGTACCAAACAGAGGTGTCTGGATGATTGTCTTTTCAAGTTTCTGGACAATCGGAACAATATTCGAGGCCGGTCTTGCATGG ATTGTCATGCCTAATTTTGGCTGGAGGTGCTTACTCGCAATTTCTTCTGGACCTTGCTTCATCGTACTTCTCTTGTACTGTTTAGTACCAGAATCTCCAAGGTTTTTATGTATGAAAGGGAAATTTAAAGAGGCTCATCATATTCTGCAAAAAGCAGCACACTTTAATGGGACAACGCTCCAAAACGGGACACTTGTTCTTGATCATATCAAGGATGATAACGAGCTTGCAGCACCAGAAGATGCCCCTTTGCTGTCCCCGATAGTAGATGAAGCAGACAACTACAAAGGCAGCCCATCTCCCTCATCACTTCTTCTCCTCttttctccaaaattaattagaactACCCTTGCTCTATGGTTTCTATATTTTGGGAATACCTTCTCATACTATGGTGTTATACTGCTGACATCTGAACTGAGCAGTGGTGGAAGTCAGTGTACCCCAACCATGTTGCACTCAGAGAAAAACGAAAACGCAAGCCTTTATCTAGATGTTTTTATTACTAGTTTGGCAG AGGTTCCTGGTCTCATTGTAGCAGCCTTCATCGTGGACAGAGTCGGTCGCAAACTTTGCATGATAATCATGTTTGTGGTGGCTTCAATTCTACTTATCCCGCTATTAACTCGTCAGAATGAGGCTACCACCACAGCTCTGATGTTTGGAACTCGTGCATTAGTTTCAGCAACGTTCATAGTTGCTTGTATTTATGCCCCAGAG GTATATCCAACTAGCATAAGGGGGAACGCTGTTGGACTAACGTCTGCTGTCGGGAGAATTGGAGGCATGATCTGCCCCCTCGTAGCAGTAGCACTGGTTGCTAATTGCCAGCAGATATATGCAGTTATTCTTTTCCAGGTTGTGATTCTTGGCTGTGCTCTCAGCGTCGTCCTCTCCCCGTTTGAGACGAAGGGTAGGAACTTGGTCGACATTCTTGAGAGTGAATGA
- the LOC125187823 gene encoding organic cation/carnitine transporter 7-like, with translation MVKLVYFLWTEMGDSEHVYSLDEALAMVGFGKFQGLMLAYGGVGYIADAMEIMILSFIGAAVEAEWHLSPGEKSLISTVVFAGMLVGSYICGVISDTYGRKKGILCLATVTSVAGLLSAFSPNYASLLIFRCLAGAGLGGMHTFTTWFLEFIPAPNRGVWMIVFSSFWTVGTIFEAGLAWIVMPKLGWRWLLAFSSVPCFIILLLYRFVPESPRLLCMKGKFEEAHHILEKAARVNGTTLQNGTLVLDHIRDNEFAEPEDAPGIDEADNHKSSPSPSTFLLIFSPKLIRATLALWFLFFGNTFSYYGVILLTSELSGGGSKCTPTNAHSKQSQHANLYLDVFITSLAEVPGLIVAAFIVDRVGRKLSMIIMFVVASILLIPLLTQQIEATTTALLFGARALVSATFIVACIYAPEVYPTSIRGTAVGLTTAIGRIGGMICPLVAVALVAKCHQTYAVILFQVVILGCALSVVLSPFETKGKNLVDVLQNE, from the exons atggtaaaactagtctattttttgtggacggag ATGGGAGATTCTGAGCATGTGTACTCTCTGGATGAAGCACTTGCTATGGTTGGCTTTGGTAAATTCCAAGGTCTGATGCTTGCTTATGGAGGAGTTGGTTATATTGCTGATGCAATGGAGATTATGATTCTCTCGTTTATCGGGGCAGCAGTTGAAGCCGAGTGGCATCTCTCTCCCGGTGAGAAGAGCTTGATATCAACTGTGGTGTTTGCAGGGATGTTGGTCGGGTCATACATCTGTGGTGTCATATCAGATACTTATGGACGAAA GAAGGGAATCCTATGTCTTGCCACTGTTACATCTGTTGCTGGGCTGTTGAGTGCTTTTTCACCAAATTATGCGTCGTTGCTCATATTTCGTTGCTTAGCTGGAGCAGGCCTTGGCGGTATGCATACGTTCACCACATGGTTTTTGGAATTCATCCCGGCACCAAACAGAGGTGTCTGGATGATTGTCTTTTCAAGTTTCTGGACAGTTGGAACGATATTTGAGGCCGGTCTTGCATGG ATTGTCATGCCAAAACTTGGCTGGAGGTGGTTACTAGCATTTTCTTCGGTACCATGCTTCATCATCCTTCTCTTGTACCGTTTTGTACCGGAATCTCCAAGGTTGTTGTGTATGAAAGGAAAATTCGAAGAGGCTCATCATATTCTGGAAAAAGCAGCACGTGTTAATGGGACAACGCTCCAGAACGGGACACTTGTTCTTGATCACATCAGGGATAACGAGTTTGCAGAACCAGAAGATGCCCCTGGAATAGATGAAGCAGACAACCACAAATCCAGTCCGTCTCCATCaacatttcttctcattttttccccaaaactAATTAGAGCAACCCTTGCTCTGTGGTTTCTGTTTTTTGGGAATACCTTCTCGTACTATGGTGTTATACTGCTGACGTCCGAACTGAGCGGTGGTGGAAGTAAGTGTACGCCAACCAACGCGCATTCAAAGCAAAGCCAACACGCAAACCTTTATCTCGATGTTTTTATTACCAGTTTGGCAG AGGTTCCCGGCCTGATCGTGGCAGCTTTCATTGTGGACAGAGTCGGTCGCAAGCTTTCAATGATAATCATGTTCGTGGTAGCTTCAATTCTACTCATTCCTCTATTAACTCAGCAGATTGAAGCTACCACCACAGCTCTGCTCTTTGGAGCTCGTGCGTTAGTGTCAGCAACGTTCATAGTTGCCTGTATTTACGCTCCAGAG GTATATCCAACTAGCATAAGGGGAACTGCTGTTGGACTAACGACTGCTATCGGGAGAATTGGGGGCATGATATGCCCCCTCGTAGCAGTAGCTCTGGTTGCTAAGTGTCACCAGACATATGCAGTGATTCTTTTCCAGGTTGTGATTCTTGGCTGTGCTCTCAGCGTCGTCCTCTCCCCGTTTGAGACCAAGGGTAAGAATTTGGTAGACGTTCTTCAGAATGAATGA
- the LOC125191366 gene encoding organic cation/carnitine transporter 7-like gives MNSQVVDSGPVYTLDEALSGVGFGKFQALVLAYAGLGAMAEAMEVMILSFIGPFVKAEWGLSSAQESLTTTMVFAGMLIGAYFWGILSDNYGRRVGLLSVAVVTSIFAFLSALSPNYVLLILFRMVVGIGLGGGPVYSTWFLEFVPVQNRGIWMVIFSTFWTIGTILEASLAWIVIPRLGWRWLLAVSSAPCFAALVLYFFTIETPRYLYMHGKIGDAHDVLKKMATINKTELPSGELASAKMSNLNEDFTPSEGTLLLHNREHETKPGYSSIFTLFSPSLVKTTLLLWVVYFGNSFSYYGLVLMTSELSSGESKCHTSSYPGLSTDSSLYINVFITSLAELPGLVLSAILVDKIGRKMSMVVMYSCGFICLLPLMFQQQQVVVISLLFGARLFIIGNYTVAGIYCPELYPTSVRTTGAGVANAVGRIAGMICPLVAVELVSGCHQMAAITLFEISILLSGISVLFFPIETKGRKLSDSVTQNI, from the exons ATGAACTCTCAG GTGGTGGATAGTGGGCCAGTTTACACTCTGGATGAAGCTCTTTCTGGTGTGGGTTTTGGGAAATTTCAAGCTCTGGTGCTGGCTTATGCCGGCCTCGGAGCCATGGCTGAGGCAATGGAGGTGAtgattctctcttttattggCCCTTTTGTTAAAGCAGAATGGGGGCTTTCTTCAGCGCAGGAGAGCTTAACCACCACTATGGTTTTTGCTGGTATGCTCATTGGGGCTTATTTCTGGGGTATCTTGTCTGATAATTATGGTAGAAG GGTAGGCCTTCTAAGTGTTGCTGTGGTAACTAGCATATTTGCTTTCCTGAGTGCCCTCTCCCCGaattatgttttgttgatCCTCTTCCGAATGGTCGTTGGCATTGGTTTGGGTGGCGGACCTGTGTACTCGACCTGGTTTCTTGAGTTTGTGCCTGTGCAAAATAGGGGCATCTGGATGGTCATCTTCTCCACTTTCTGGACAATTGGAACAATACTTGAGGCTTCATTGGCATGG ATCGTCATTCCTAGATTGGGATGGAGATGGCTTCTTGCAGTATCATCAGCACCCTGTTTTGCAGCACTTGTCTTATATTTCTTCACAATAGAGACTCCAAGGTACCTATACATGCATGGAAAGATCGGTGATGCGCATGATGTCTTGAAGAAAATGGCAACGATCAACAAAACTGAGCTTCCGTCTGGCGAACTTGCTTCTGCGAAGATGAGTAACCTGAACGAGGATTTCACTCCTTCAGAAGGCACCCTATTACTTCATAACAGGGAACACGAGACCAAACCGGGATACTCCTCGATTTTCACTCTCTTTTCGCCAAGTTTAGTCAAAACAACCCTTCTCTTATGGGTGGTTTATTTTGGCAATTCATTTTCCTATTATGGTCTTGTGTTGATGACCTCGGAGTTAAGCAGTGGAGAAAGTAAATGCCACACGAGTTCGTATCCAGGCCTCTCGACAGATTCCAGCCTCTATATAAATGTATTCATCACCAGCCTTGCAG AGCTTCCCGGCCTTGTTTTATCAGCAATACTAGTGGACAAAATCGGTCGCAAGATGTCAATGGTGGTGATGTACTCATGTGGATTCATATGCCTTTTACCATTGATGTTCCAACAGCAACAAGTTGTGGTCATATCTCTACTGTTTGGAGCTCGATTGTTCATCATCGGAAACTATACCGTGGCTGGTATCTACTGTCCAGAG TTATATCCGACATCGGTGAGGACAACGGGAGCTGGTGTTGCGAATGCTGTGGGGAGAATTGCAGGGATGATATGTCCTCTTGTAGCTGTGGAGCTTGTTTCTGGTTGCCATCAAATGGCAGCAATaactttatttgaaatttccaTACTTCTTTCTGGAATTAGTGTGCTTTTCTTCCCAATTGAAACCAAAGGAAGAAAGCTGAGCGACTCTgtcacacaaaatatatag
- the LOC125189549 gene encoding uncharacterized protein LOC125189549, protein MAHDGDIDPSRRIDEELWAYTSAEINRLVQEHLHQPEQPAVPHPIHHRVVVPRDHQRLFDDYFAEEPWIGESFLWRRFRMQRPLFLRIVSALEARYKYFRFREDASGRLGHSPIQKCTAAIRQLAYGGAIDMLDEYLHIGETTVR, encoded by the coding sequence ATGGCTCATGATGGTGATATTGATCCGTCGCGGCGAATTGACGAAGAGTTGTGGGCCTATACGTCCGCGGAGATAAATCGGTTGGTGCAAGAGCACTTGCACCAACCGGAGCAGCCGGCGGTCCCCCACCCCATCCATCATCGAGTTGTAGTCCCCCGGGACCACCAAAGGTTGTTTGACGACTACTTCGCTGAGGAGCCGTGGATTGGGGAGTCCTTTTTATGGCGGCGTTTTAGGATGCAACGACCGCTATTTCTGCGTATCGTGTCAGCTTTAGAGGCTCGGTACAAATATTTCCGGTTCAGGGAGGATGCGAGTGGTAGACTCGGTCACTCGCCGATACAGAAGTGCACCGCcgcaatcaggcagttggctTACGGAGGCGCGATCGACATGTTAGACGAATACCTTCACATAGGCGAGACGACTGTCCGCTAG
- the LOC125191199 gene encoding brassinosteroid-responsive RING protein 1-like, translated as MAVSDQFLLFAVTRWLFSLALNLLMPSSCCSISSSPAANLRLLKGRLTLTTYGEMEQRLPDGHDESCAVCLNSLRKSSHVWELRNCCHVFHKHCLERWLAYDNKLTCPVCRADVRPLQPEQPSWAVERMLYLFGDDLLP; from the coding sequence ATGGCTGTGAGTGATCAATTTCTGCTATTTGCAGTGACAAGATGGCTCTTCTCCTTGGCTCTCAATCTGCTGATGCCTTCGTCTTGCTGCTCCATCTCCTCGTCTCCCGCGGCCAACCTGAGGCTGCTGAAGGGGAGGCTCACCCTCACCACGTACGGTGAGATGGAGCAGCGGCTGCCAGATGGCCACGATGAGTCGTGTGCGGTCTGCTTGAACAGCCTAAGGAAGAGCAGCCACGTGTGGGAGCTCCGCAACTGCTGCCATGTCTTCCACAAGCACTGCCTGGAGAGGTGGCTGGCTTATGACAACAAGCTGACTTGCCCTGTCTGCCGGGCTGATGTGAGGCCGCTGCAGCCGGAGCAGCCTAGCTGGGCGGTGGAGCGGATGCTTTACCTGTTTGGAGATGATCTGCTTCCTTGA